The following coding sequences are from one Natrarchaeobaculum sulfurireducens window:
- a CDS encoding PadR family transcriptional regulator: MDDLTGFQRDLLYVIAGADQPSGQEVKDEIEEYYASEINHGRLYPNLDTLVNKGVVEKGQLDRRTNYYAITDAGFETIEDRREWEERYVN, translated from the coding sequence ATGGATGATTTGACTGGGTTCCAGCGTGACTTGCTGTATGTCATTGCTGGTGCCGATCAACCGTCGGGCCAAGAAGTCAAAGACGAAATAGAGGAGTACTATGCGAGCGAGATCAATCATGGACGACTGTATCCGAACCTCGATACGCTCGTCAACAAGGGAGTAGTTGAGAAAGGGCAACTTGATCGGCGAACGAATTACTATGCGATCACGGACGCTGGATTCGAAACGATTGAAGATCGGCGAGAATGGGAAGAGCGGTATGTGAATTAA
- the xseA gene encoding exodeoxyribonuclease VII large subunit has protein sequence MGTDSRTDADTASSIEAHQDTLETENIAFVDTLNDGIATLLKETSDLQYDYVLGEVSDYGVSGNGHAHFDLGHADATIHCVIFSYRLQSLAVSIDDGTQIAVKGDLSFYEAKGSVSLIVEDFVEVGKGAYHQTYQENKELLEEDGLLAEDAKQPLPEFPHRIGIVTSADSDARKDAVTSIHNRHPDVDIRIQHTTVQGDDAMLSMMQAISVLDDNAQIDVIVVTRGGGADTDLRVFNETPLCRVIHNTATPIVVGIGHEDDRTLAEEVADKRVMTPTHAGEIVPKKEDLEATVQTAGERLNSAYERLVRDRLGTTQQELDSVYTQHVSSVLATHSMELDHAFETVATERLTTLENQLDHALESFEQQKAHEEEKAEVASEYEQSQRLQRIIIVMLVILLVVLLGYILL, from the coding sequence ATGGGCACAGACTCGAGGACGGACGCAGACACAGCCTCATCTATCGAAGCCCACCAGGACACACTCGAGACAGAGAACATCGCGTTCGTGGACACCCTCAATGACGGGATCGCGACACTCCTGAAAGAGACAAGCGACCTGCAGTACGATTACGTCCTCGGGGAGGTATCCGACTATGGAGTCTCCGGCAACGGCCACGCCCATTTCGACCTTGGTCATGCCGACGCTACGATCCACTGTGTGATCTTCAGCTACCGGCTGCAGTCGCTGGCCGTCTCGATTGACGATGGAACGCAGATCGCCGTGAAAGGTGATCTTTCGTTTTACGAGGCAAAGGGAAGCGTCTCTCTCATCGTCGAGGACTTCGTCGAAGTCGGGAAAGGAGCCTACCACCAAACGTACCAGGAGAACAAAGAGCTTCTCGAGGAGGATGGCCTCCTAGCCGAAGACGCGAAACAACCGCTTCCTGAGTTTCCACATCGAATCGGGATCGTCACGAGCGCAGATAGCGACGCGAGAAAGGATGCCGTCACGAGTATCCATAACCGCCATCCCGACGTCGACATCCGCATCCAGCATACGACCGTGCAGGGCGACGACGCGATGCTGTCGATGATGCAAGCGATCAGCGTACTTGACGATAACGCCCAGATCGACGTGATCGTGGTTACCCGCGGTGGCGGAGCAGATACAGATCTGCGCGTTTTCAACGAAACGCCGCTTTGCCGCGTTATCCACAACACGGCCACGCCGATTGTCGTCGGGATCGGCCATGAGGACGACCGGACACTTGCAGAGGAGGTCGCTGACAAACGCGTCATGACGCCCACCCACGCCGGCGAGATCGTCCCGAAGAAGGAAGACCTCGAGGCCACCGTTCAGACCGCTGGCGAGCGACTGAACAGCGCATACGAACGGCTGGTTCGAGACCGGCTCGGAACAACACAGCAGGAACTGGACAGCGTCTACACCCAGCACGTGAGTTCTGTGCTCGCGACCCACTCGATGGAACTCGATCACGCCTTCGAGACCGTCGCTACTGAGCGACTCACCACACTCGAGAATCAGCTTGATCACGCACTCGAGTCGTTTGAACAGCAGAAAGCCCACGAAGAGGAGAAAGCCGAAGTTGCGAGCGAGTACGAACAGTCCCAGCGGCTACAGCGCATCATCATCGTGATGCTCGTCATTCTGCTGGTGGTGTTACTCGGCTACATCCTCCTTTGA
- a CDS encoding alpha/beta fold hydrolase: MQSHTVTGGEGANLHVDETGQADGHSILFIHGYSQSRLSWDKQMHSDLADEYRLLAMDIRGHGNSDKPKNAYNRSSVWANDVQAVIDELELDQPVLAGWSYGGLILSDYISEYGTEHIAGLNFVGAISKTGTEDALAVIGDKYLNLIPGFESTDTQESVDTLETFVERCAYDELSPQDHYYFLGFNAVVPPHVREGLHTREVSHDSDLRKVDVPTLITHGEEDIIVLPAAAEEHAELIETSELSWFPETGHSPFWEQPERYNRELREFVEGL, encoded by the coding sequence ATGCAGTCTCACACTGTAACAGGTGGTGAAGGTGCCAACCTGCACGTTGACGAAACCGGACAGGCAGACGGACACTCCATCTTGTTCATTCACGGGTACAGTCAGTCACGACTGTCATGGGACAAGCAGATGCACTCAGATCTGGCGGACGAGTATCGGCTGCTGGCGATGGATATTCGGGGCCACGGAAACTCGGATAAGCCGAAGAATGCTTACAACCGTTCGTCCGTATGGGCAAACGACGTTCAGGCTGTCATCGACGAACTGGAACTCGACCAGCCCGTCCTCGCTGGATGGTCCTACGGCGGCCTCATTCTCTCGGATTATATTTCAGAGTACGGGACCGAACATATCGCAGGGTTGAACTTCGTCGGAGCAATCTCAAAGACAGGTACTGAGGATGCTCTCGCTGTTATCGGCGACAAGTATCTCAATCTCATTCCCGGATTCGAGTCAACAGATACGCAAGAAAGCGTCGACACTCTCGAAACGTTCGTCGAACGGTGCGCCTATGATGAACTCAGTCCGCAGGATCACTACTATTTCCTCGGCTTCAATGCAGTCGTCCCACCGCACGTGCGAGAGGGGCTCCACACACGAGAAGTAAGTCACGATAGCGACCTTCGAAAGGTCGATGTCCCGACGCTGATCACTCATGGAGAAGAAGATATCATCGTTTTACCAGCTGCAGCCGAGGAACATGCTGAACTGATCGAAACTTCTGAACTGTCATGGTTCCCCGAGACAGGACACTCGCCCTTCTGGGAACAGCCCGAGCGGTACAATCGTGAGCTTCGAGAGTTCGTCGAAGGACTGTAG
- a CDS encoding IS630 family transposase, with translation MPPTENAEFVYRMETILSLYEEPYDESRPVVCFDESSKELRKHVRDPLPASPGAVARTDHHYERNGTRMLHVATEPLTGQCRLHVTERRRTSEWIDCMVAIANDYPDADRIRVVLDNLSTHNPAAFYRFFPPETAREYLDRFEFYYTPTHGSWLNMAELVWSSLQSQCLNRRIPDAATLQSEVAAWEAERNEVDVTINWQFRNEDARTKLHRLYPTLEEAEN, from the coding sequence ATTCCACCCACAGAGAACGCCGAGTTCGTCTATCGGATGGAAACGATCCTTTCGCTGTACGAAGAACCATACGACGAGAGCCGTCCAGTCGTCTGTTTCGACGAGTCCAGCAAGGAACTTCGCAAGCACGTCCGCGACCCGCTCCCGGCGTCACCGGGAGCGGTCGCTCGAACGGATCACCACTACGAACGCAACGGAACCCGGATGCTCCACGTTGCGACTGAGCCGTTGACCGGCCAGTGTCGCCTTCACGTGACGGAACGCCGACGAACGTCCGAGTGGATCGACTGCATGGTAGCGATCGCTAACGACTACCCGGATGCAGACCGCATCCGGGTAGTCCTGGACAACCTCAGCACGCACAATCCCGCCGCGTTCTATCGGTTCTTCCCGCCCGAAACAGCACGCGAGTATCTCGACCGGTTCGAGTTCTACTACACGCCCACGCACGGCAGCTGGCTGAATATGGCCGAACTCGTCTGGAGTTCACTCCAGAGCCAGTGTCTCAACCGCCGCATTCCCGACGCAGCGACCCTCCAGTCGGAGGTCGCTGCGTGGGAAGCCGAGCGCAATGAGGTCGATGTCACGATCAACTGGCAATTCAGAAACGAGGACGCTCGAACGAAACTACACCGACTCTATCCGACTCTCGAAGAGGCCGAGAACTAG
- a CDS encoding site-specific integrase, translating to MLETNHQDKKQAETSDEIRFVPESIRNDLSYRQLNELESHYQEYWTWLQQTGKIPQRKVGFAPGSVSDQFHRTTQFHRWVWARTETISRRITHAHADAYEKALAQDRIQTKNEKPYAEGSKRKLQQAVVNYFRFKSNRTGEEPWTPSLTFTQSEYDQADYFNLKERDRLYEAALTYDDVGKYDNLSPETRDRYKAYFAQKLGKPKAEVTPDDFERSRTSWKIPSLVSVALDLGARPAFISRCSKLWYKPETGVFQIPKDESPKNDACWEPGLSTRSVQATNKWLRQRDAMPKYDGIETLWLNREANPYRSDSLNYLLDQLLEEAGINQSNRKITWMSIRRSTGTYLTHFRSLAYAKEQLRHKSRQSTLRYVEIPVEARQNALDQLSEHSVAKLGDTQVNSIDDKSVSSSEVRYDD from the coding sequence ATGCTAGAAACCAATCACCAAGATAAAAAACAAGCCGAAACAAGTGATGAGATTAGATTTGTTCCGGAGTCGATCCGGAACGATCTCTCATACCGGCAGCTAAACGAACTGGAGAGCCATTATCAAGAGTACTGGACATGGTTACAACAGACCGGAAAAATTCCTCAACGCAAGGTAGGGTTTGCACCTGGCTCAGTGTCTGATCAGTTCCATCGAACAACGCAATTCCATCGATGGGTATGGGCCCGTACTGAAACAATCAGCAGACGAATCACCCATGCGCATGCTGATGCGTATGAGAAGGCGCTTGCACAGGACAGGATTCAAACCAAGAACGAGAAACCGTATGCTGAAGGAAGTAAACGCAAACTCCAGCAAGCGGTGGTGAATTATTTCAGATTCAAATCAAATCGCACTGGTGAAGAGCCATGGACACCGAGTCTAACGTTCACTCAAAGTGAGTACGACCAAGCGGATTACTTTAACCTGAAAGAACGGGATCGATTGTATGAAGCAGCGCTTACGTACGACGATGTTGGGAAATATGATAACCTGTCGCCTGAGACTCGAGATAGATACAAAGCCTACTTCGCTCAAAAGCTTGGAAAGCCGAAGGCAGAAGTCACTCCAGACGATTTCGAACGCTCCAGAACTAGCTGGAAAATTCCTTCCTTGGTGAGTGTCGCCCTCGATCTCGGAGCCCGCCCTGCGTTCATCTCGAGGTGTTCCAAACTGTGGTACAAGCCAGAGACAGGGGTATTCCAGATTCCAAAAGATGAATCGCCGAAGAACGATGCATGTTGGGAACCTGGCTTGAGTACCCGATCAGTTCAGGCCACGAATAAGTGGTTACGCCAGCGCGATGCTATGCCGAAATACGACGGCATTGAGACGCTCTGGCTGAACCGAGAAGCAAACCCGTATCGGTCAGACTCATTGAATTACCTACTAGATCAGCTCCTTGAAGAGGCCGGGATCAATCAATCAAATCGAAAGATAACGTGGATGTCAATTCGCCGGTCTACGGGAACATATCTCACTCACTTTCGGTCTCTGGCCTACGCGAAAGAACAACTCCGGCATAAATCCCGACAGTCCACTCTTCGATATGTCGAGATTCCAGTGGAGGCACGTCAGAACGCGCTCGACCAGCTCAGCGAGCATTCAGTCGCTAAGCTGGGAGACACTCAGGTGAATTCAATCGACGATAAATCAGTTTCTTCTTCAGAGGTGAGGTATGATGACTAA
- a CDS encoding tyrosine-type recombinase/integrase has product MTQHQSESSTWAKRHRRALTTRHSHEDVLTDREFELLLEACSELPSPRDFQARFICLVAGRLGLRGGEISHLTTDWFDWDRKLLQIPQHEPCACGYCRRQATQEANHCDDLTEDEAVESRWHPKTVSSARAIPFDLSLRLELCLERFANRYDSFPHSRSTINRRVNEAAETADLRGRVYPHCLRATAASYHAYQGVAPVPLQALMGWSDLATAQKYIRISGTATADALRQAHHR; this is encoded by the coding sequence ATGACACAGCATCAGTCTGAGTCATCAACGTGGGCGAAGCGACATCGACGAGCATTGACGACACGACATTCTCACGAAGATGTCCTCACCGACCGGGAGTTCGAGTTGTTGCTCGAAGCCTGTTCGGAGTTACCCAGTCCCCGTGATTTCCAAGCACGATTCATCTGTTTGGTCGCAGGTCGGCTCGGACTCCGTGGGGGCGAGATTTCACATCTCACTACCGACTGGTTCGACTGGGATCGGAAACTTCTCCAGATTCCACAGCACGAGCCGTGTGCCTGTGGGTACTGTCGTCGCCAAGCAACTCAGGAAGCGAACCACTGTGACGACCTCACCGAGGACGAGGCAGTAGAGTCACGGTGGCACCCAAAGACGGTTTCCTCCGCGCGGGCGATCCCGTTCGACCTGTCGTTACGTCTCGAATTGTGTCTCGAACGCTTCGCCAATCGGTACGATTCGTTTCCACATTCGCGCTCAACGATCAATAGGCGGGTGAACGAAGCTGCGGAGACTGCCGATCTTCGGGGGCGCGTCTACCCACACTGTTTACGAGCAACAGCCGCGAGCTATCACGCCTATCAGGGAGTTGCGCCAGTTCCGCTTCAGGCCTTGATGGGGTGGAGCGATCTCGCCACCGCCCAGAAATACATCCGAATTTCCGGAACAGCGACCGCAGATGCACTCCGGCAGGCGCACCATCGCTAA
- the xseB gene encoding exodeoxyribonuclease VII small subunit, producing the protein MSDSSEIPADASISDKTDRLEEIIAQLEDGGLSLERAKELHTEGTRLLAELEEELDIGGGEIIERSAEDSLES; encoded by the coding sequence ATGAGTGACAGTTCAGAGATACCGGCCGATGCATCGATTTCAGACAAGACCGATCGACTCGAGGAGATTATCGCCCAGCTCGAGGACGGTGGACTCTCCCTCGAGCGAGCCAAAGAGCTTCACACCGAAGGAACGCGTCTTCTCGCTGAGCTGGAGGAGGAATTGGATATCGGCGGTGGAGAAATCATTGAGCGGAGTGCTGAGGATTCGCTCGAGAGCTGA
- a CDS encoding CRISPR-associated protein Cas4, with the protein MVSEQTQFPTLYELLTAEYTNEEVSNTINKVTQRVKNTSFQRWYRAQEFADNVQDGKSYFNGPSPSREPLYHTPSQLLQCHRKLYYRQHNAPKETPDPSGIFWIGENVETELIIPFFKAVLGDRTYVQNSIWVDFTIKSRTGQLRLRGETDPAFVDQDGVPILLTEVKTKDSIDHLESPNAHHLAQVHAYMYGLTDKFDRRITDALLVYVDRTTLELKVFRCEFDPLFWRRRVLDWAASHSECRIENRLPPADPEFDWECQFCSYRERCGKETDGIGEDSPPRGFLPLHEYPEEKVVTHLEAHRGDVKLTPTIAHQFPELAKEFEVHKWRCQSCTDEFSWRRLEPGQPRQPIQCPNCKSVTVDQGSVRGPTPKEQSSRE; encoded by the coding sequence ATGGTAAGTGAACAGACACAGTTTCCAACGCTCTATGAATTACTCACGGCGGAGTACACGAATGAAGAAGTTTCTAATACAATCAACAAAGTTACCCAACGGGTGAAAAATACGTCATTCCAGCGCTGGTATCGCGCCCAGGAGTTTGCGGACAATGTACAAGATGGTAAGTCGTATTTCAATGGCCCCAGCCCGTCACGAGAACCCTTGTATCATACCCCAAGCCAACTCTTACAGTGTCACCGCAAACTCTACTATCGTCAACACAACGCTCCGAAAGAGACTCCTGACCCGTCAGGGATTTTCTGGATTGGCGAAAATGTTGAAACCGAACTGATTATACCATTTTTCAAGGCTGTATTGGGGGATAGAACCTACGTTCAAAACTCAATCTGGGTGGATTTTACAATTAAATCTCGTACGGGACAGTTACGACTCAGAGGCGAAACCGACCCCGCGTTCGTTGATCAGGATGGCGTCCCAATTTTGCTAACCGAGGTCAAAACCAAAGATTCGATTGACCACCTTGAATCACCAAACGCTCACCACCTCGCACAGGTACACGCCTACATGTACGGGTTGACCGACAAGTTTGATCGGCGGATCACCGACGCGCTGCTCGTCTATGTGGATCGAACGACGCTGGAATTGAAAGTGTTCCGTTGTGAGTTCGATCCGCTGTTCTGGCGACGGCGCGTCCTTGACTGGGCCGCATCCCACAGCGAGTGTCGGATCGAAAATCGACTCCCGCCGGCTGACCCGGAATTCGACTGGGAGTGCCAGTTTTGTTCCTATCGAGAGCGGTGCGGCAAAGAAACGGATGGGATCGGTGAAGATAGCCCACCTCGAGGCTTCCTACCGTTACACGAGTACCCCGAAGAGAAGGTTGTCACTCACCTCGAGGCTCACCGTGGCGATGTGAAGCTGACCCCGACAATAGCTCACCAGTTTCCCGAGTTAGCGAAAGAGTTCGAAGTTCACAAGTGGAGATGCCAATCATGTACTGACGAGTTCTCGTGGCGACGTCTCGAACCGGGCCAACCTCGTCAACCCATCCAGTGCCCGAACTGCAAGTCAGTAACGGTTGATCAGGGGAGCGTTCGTGGACCGACTCCGAAAGAACAGAGCTCGCGGGAGTGA
- a CDS encoding AAA family ATPase, whose product MSELGERSDFEELRRGTGLRTRISLQTGDGAWIDRSSLTGDGQPEEYILDVEDEGEPRYTLQPEESEERVVGWGRFVFPIRRKVESDEEEEVSDDLKVVIEVSDSGEVPKTTPWDSKSEVRFASDLLEKESGYDPVNADRVAGLEDEKQKLERFLKEAEEDWGLSESTGIILEGPPGTGKTELVMEVCQEKYGSIPVTISGPEILSKWVGESERMLREKFDEAWSTEHKVLYIDELDAIAQSRSEVSESYSAQIVAQLLVLLDGVESKEQSDDFERALKVVASTNLSHVVDPALRRPGRLGNRPIQFSRPDRTERKAILHHYLENVYVSEDGQLSKELKQFVEGRDLEYLNPLIKETEGFTGADIEDLIQEAVSRLSETRQEILGREFLKEVIDGGDFKAGQDFSEKELSQPELQAEGHTDVDYSSEQPAIHYLDAEDPAEVAKMYFRKVNQEEKERDLTYKFRKVSPKDILNSDSVRAREETVQAFQHRENERIALYLENAGLLIRGSERSSLIDRLIGIINEQFLLWEEENLLILPKSASNILEEVSQIYQD is encoded by the coding sequence ATGAGCGAGCTAGGTGAACGATCAGATTTTGAAGAACTTCGGAGAGGAACTGGGTTGAGGACACGTATCTCTCTTCAAACCGGCGACGGTGCTTGGATTGATCGTTCTTCGCTGACTGGCGATGGTCAGCCAGAGGAATATATTCTTGATGTAGAAGATGAAGGCGAACCTCGTTATACACTACAACCTGAAGAAAGTGAAGAGAGGGTTGTTGGATGGGGGCGTTTTGTTTTCCCGATCAGACGGAAGGTTGAATCGGATGAGGAAGAAGAGGTCAGTGATGACTTGAAAGTAGTCATCGAAGTCTCTGATAGCGGTGAGGTACCAAAGACTACGCCTTGGGACTCGAAATCTGAGGTTCGTTTTGCTTCTGACTTGCTGGAGAAGGAGAGTGGGTACGACCCGGTAAATGCGGATAGAGTTGCGGGGTTGGAAGACGAGAAACAGAAATTAGAGCGGTTCTTAAAAGAGGCAGAGGAAGATTGGGGATTGTCTGAATCAACGGGGATTATCTTAGAAGGTCCTCCTGGTACAGGAAAAACGGAGTTAGTTATGGAGGTATGCCAGGAAAAGTATGGATCTATACCTGTCACAATCTCTGGACCTGAAATCTTGAGTAAGTGGGTTGGTGAATCAGAGAGAATGCTTCGTGAGAAATTCGATGAAGCTTGGAGTACAGAACACAAAGTACTGTATATCGATGAACTAGATGCAATCGCTCAGTCACGGAGCGAGGTCTCCGAAAGTTATAGTGCCCAGATAGTCGCTCAACTGCTAGTTCTTTTGGATGGAGTTGAGTCGAAAGAACAGTCCGATGACTTCGAACGGGCGCTAAAAGTGGTAGCTTCCACGAATCTGTCTCACGTCGTTGATCCTGCTCTTCGACGGCCTGGAAGACTTGGAAACCGTCCGATCCAGTTTAGTCGTCCTGACCGAACCGAGAGAAAAGCAATTCTCCATCACTATTTGGAAAACGTGTACGTCAGTGAAGACGGACAGCTCAGCAAAGAATTGAAACAGTTCGTAGAAGGGAGGGACTTGGAGTACCTGAACCCCCTAATTAAGGAGACTGAGGGATTTACTGGAGCAGATATAGAGGACCTGATCCAAGAAGCGGTAAGTCGTCTTTCTGAAACCAGACAGGAGATACTGGGCCGTGAATTCTTGAAGGAGGTCATTGACGGCGGTGATTTCAAAGCTGGACAAGATTTCTCTGAGAAGGAGCTTTCACAGCCCGAATTACAAGCAGAGGGGCACACCGATGTTGATTATTCTTCAGAGCAACCTGCAATCCATTATTTGGACGCTGAAGACCCAGCAGAAGTTGCGAAGATGTACTTTAGAAAAGTTAACCAAGAAGAAAAAGAACGAGACTTGACGTATAAGTTCCGAAAAGTTAGTCCAAAAGACATTTTGAATAGTGATTCGGTACGAGCACGAGAAGAAACCGTCCAAGCATTTCAGCACCGAGAAAACGAACGAATTGCTCTGTATCTAGAGAATGCAGGGCTACTAATACGAGGTAGTGAAAGATCCTCACTGATAGACCGTCTGATCGGAATCATCAATGAACAGTTCCTCCTGTGGGAAGAAGAGAATCTACTAATTCTACCGAAATCAGCCTCAAACATCCTTGAAGAAGTCAGCCAGATATACCAAGATTAG
- a CDS encoding tyrosine-type recombinase/integrase translates to MSTNPQTPPIHSLVRRSPDQNEEEFRNNLENGLTEIFESDEILDYALRLTARTNGKVIADKLYKYREFENFLAARSTSITQAEKSDIRDFFDSRAREGITVETLDKEISTLRALYGHIKDELDKSVPSINIKGEEYAAKVPRSTERKAISREEVRKLIDAANGVRDTLINALFYYTGLRRSELSELNVEDVDRDIREILVRDGKNSKPRTVPYSAELDRLLDLWIDEIRPDRPGASKPALFLGESGRGFGERLGPKGFYDIVMESADRSGLQEVIGTTADGRNKYRITPHILRHSLATHMVEDGVNLRYIRDILGHSSIETTQRYAKDRKETVFKSYHSDFEGI, encoded by the coding sequence ATGAGCACTAATCCTCAAACCCCACCAATCCATTCGCTCGTACGAAGGAGCCCCGACCAGAACGAAGAAGAGTTCCGAAATAACCTTGAAAACGGATTAACTGAAATATTTGAAAGTGATGAGATTCTTGATTATGCACTTAGATTAACTGCAAGAACAAATGGTAAAGTAATAGCAGATAAGTTGTACAAGTATAGAGAATTTGAGAATTTCCTCGCGGCTAGGTCTACTTCAATCACTCAGGCGGAGAAGTCAGACATTCGTGATTTTTTTGACTCTCGAGCACGGGAGGGAATTACTGTCGAAACACTGGATAAAGAAATATCGACTTTAAGAGCATTATACGGGCATATCAAAGATGAACTGGATAAAAGTGTTCCTTCAATAAATATCAAGGGTGAAGAATATGCGGCGAAAGTACCCAGGTCCACCGAGCGAAAAGCGATTAGTCGGGAGGAGGTCCGGAAGCTCATTGATGCTGCAAATGGAGTACGAGATACATTGATTAACGCTCTTTTTTATTATACGGGCCTACGAAGGTCTGAACTATCGGAATTGAATGTAGAAGATGTGGACAGAGATATTAGAGAGATACTGGTACGGGATGGGAAAAATTCGAAACCGAGGACTGTTCCTTACTCAGCGGAATTAGACCGTTTGTTGGACCTCTGGATCGACGAGATCCGACCGGACAGACCAGGGGCTTCAAAACCGGCCCTGTTCTTAGGAGAATCAGGACGAGGTTTTGGTGAACGCCTTGGCCCGAAAGGGTTTTATGATATTGTCATGGAGAGTGCTGATCGGTCTGGTCTACAAGAAGTAATAGGCACAACTGCAGATGGTAGAAACAAATACCGAATCACTCCACACATATTACGTCATAGTCTCGCAACTCATATGGTTGAGGATGGGGTGAACCTACGCTATATTCGAGATATATTGGGGCACAGCTCGATTGAAACCACCCAGCGATACGCAAAGGATAGAAAAGAAACTGTATTTAAATCATATCATTCTGATTTCGAAGGTATATAA
- a CDS encoding MarR family transcriptional regulator, whose translation MRPRVDWMTQADERILEFLFEKDIVASPTVIGANIDYTGEYVSRRCRKLAEVGLIQRVDATNYRITELGEDFLSGDINADELHLDE comes from the coding sequence ATGCGCCCCCGGGTAGATTGGATGACTCAGGCGGACGAACGGATTTTAGAATTTCTTTTTGAGAAAGATATCGTAGCATCGCCTACAGTCATCGGAGCAAATATTGATTATACTGGGGAATACGTCTCCCGGCGTTGCAGAAAGCTTGCCGAAGTGGGTCTAATCCAACGAGTTGATGCAACAAACTATCGAATTACAGAACTAGGAGAGGATTTTCTCTCAGGAGATATCAATGCTGATGAGCTGCATCTAGATGAGTAG
- a CDS encoding helix-turn-helix domain-containing protein: MSRKKYTVDLSDEERAELEEFVTKGTHRAEAITRARILLKADDGLTDAAICEHVGCSVGTPHRARKAYTERGIAAIHRRKPDRDYEPKLDGRAEAHLVALACSEPPDGRTRWTYALLADRLVTLEEIEFDSISEEAVRQRLKKRPEATPL, from the coding sequence ATGAGCCGAAAGAAGTACACTGTCGATCTTTCTGACGAAGAACGTGCTGAACTCGAGGAGTTCGTTACGAAGGGCACACACCGAGCAGAGGCCATCACCCGTGCACGGATCCTTCTGAAGGCTGACGACGGGCTCACAGATGCGGCCATCTGTGAGCACGTCGGCTGTTCGGTCGGGACACCCCATCGGGCGCGCAAAGCGTACACCGAGCGAGGGATTGCGGCGATTCATCGCCGCAAGCCCGATCGTGACTACGAGCCGAAACTCGACGGCCGAGCCGAAGCTCACCTCGTTGCACTTGCCTGCTCAGAGCCACCAGACGGCCGCACGCGCTGGACGTACGCCCTGCTCGCCGACCGTCTTGTTACTCTCGAGGAGATCGAGTTCGACTCGATCTCCGAGGAAGCTGTCCGACAGCGTCTAAAAAAACGACCTGAAGCCACACCGCTCTGA
- a CDS encoding IS5 family transposase, whose translation MSKISRFTGKVVTLAKSAVGGRGESAAPQGGGGFADYAVVSLHCLRIYLEKSYREALDLLSEMPQILAEIGLEKADLPDHSTLVKAFDRTKMEVWRVLLRLSAQLHEPSGHAAMDATFFDRENASKHYCRRTNYRVQTLKTTALVDTASQAVLDVHCTTEKRHDTQIGWQLARRNAGELHSLAADKGYDWQRLREKLREEGVRPLIKHREFRPIDHAHNARIDETLYGQRALSKTVFSVIKRTLGDAVRARSWYREFREIVLMCVVYNIKRAVN comes from the coding sequence ATGTCCAAAATTTCCCGCTTCACTGGGAAGGTCGTGACGTTGGCTAAAAGTGCTGTTGGTGGCCGAGGCGAATCCGCCGCCCCGCAAGGTGGCGGCGGATTCGCCGACTACGCCGTCGTTTCTCTGCATTGTCTGCGGATTTACTTGGAGAAATCCTACCGCGAAGCGCTCGATCTCTTGAGCGAGATGCCACAAATACTGGCGGAGATCGGCCTTGAGAAGGCCGATCTCCCTGATCACTCGACGCTAGTGAAAGCGTTTGACAGGACCAAGATGGAAGTCTGGCGAGTGCTGTTGCGCCTGTCGGCGCAACTGCACGAGCCATCTGGTCATGCAGCGATGGACGCGACGTTTTTCGACCGCGAAAACGCCAGCAAACACTACTGCCGCCGGACAAATTACCGGGTTCAGACGCTCAAAACAACCGCTCTCGTCGATACAGCGTCACAAGCTGTCCTCGACGTTCATTGCACAACCGAGAAACGTCACGACACGCAGATCGGCTGGCAACTCGCCCGCCGCAACGCGGGCGAGTTGCACAGCCTTGCCGCCGACAAAGGTTACGACTGGCAACGATTACGTGAGAAACTCCGAGAAGAGGGCGTCAGACCGCTGATCAAGCATCGAGAGTTCCGCCCCATCGATCACGCGCATAACGCGCGGATCGATGAGACTCTTTACGGCCAGAGAGCGTTGTCTAAGACCGTTTTCTCGGTGATCAAGCGCACGCTCGGCGATGCCGTGCGTGCGCGAAGCTGGTATCGTGAGTTCCGTGAAATCGTTCTGATGTGTGTCGTCTACAACATCAAGCGTGCCGTCAACTAG